Genomic segment of Benincasa hispida cultivar B227 chromosome 1, ASM972705v1, whole genome shotgun sequence:
AGAATACGTGATCCACACCCCACATCTCATCGGCTCCGAAGTTTGTAATTATCAATGAGTACATCTCTCTCTTGAAAGTTGCCACTAAAAACATATTTCTATCCAGTATATAAAAGATGTACAAATTCATTCCCTGTTTGGCAATGGCAACATGGAGACAATGATCTTTGAAACATGCATAAATATCTTTTGAGTTGGAAGGGATGTAAAGGTGTAAGAAATATAAGGAATATATTTCATTCATATTGTTTTGAAGAATCGTGTAAAGAAAttgaatgattttaaaagaaaacgaAAGATAAGGTAAGTTGCTTTGTGTTCTATGCAATGTCTCCTTTAACAAGAGACTTTTGTCCTACTTTTAAGAATGGCATTAATGTTACATATAATTTTGATAAGTTTTATGTCATTTAAGCTATAGACCACTAAGACTAATTAACAAAATGAGTTAATTATACTTGTTTTAATTTAACGAGATGGACACGATGTTGATAATGACTGacaaatagataaaattaagatgtttaaatttatctttccattcttttaattaatattaatagatGATAAAACCTAAATCGAAGTAAAATCTACACATTTGAATACATTTCactaatttagtattaatttaccaAATACCTTAACTagtctttttaatttaaaattgaaatttacctAGCACTCATGTATTCTATTTCACAGTTGATTTTTTCTAACATATATTTACtagcaattattttaaaagttacaacAGTCCTATAGAAATTGCATGTCCAACAATGATGGGATTGaattttttagatttcaatGATGGGATAACATGTTTAACTCATGGAAAGATAAACCTCTTACGTCAAGTTCTTGTTGCAAGTTTGGCCTCTTGACACCATGCAACATGATAATAGTGACCAGGGGAAGATTAACATAGAATAACCTGATGCTAGAAATGAAATGGGTAACTACTTATAAACATTGACAACATTACTTTCTGTACAACTTTACAGATaattcttttcaaaagaatgtcaattaaaaaaatgtccAGTCCCCAACACcacaaataaaagaatggaaataCCTACTTGGTCTTTGGTCCCCTATAACTTAGCATCTGACTTGTTGAACTGATACAAAAACACAGATATGAAGGAAGTATTCTGGGTTCATTAAGTTGTTCACTACCCAGGAGAAAGGAATTTGGCATTTTGGTTCAATCCCTTGGATCCTAACCAGCTTGATGCTAGGATGATAAGATTGCAAATGTTCCTCAGAAAAATTTGGTCCCCTTTCTTCTGTTTTGGTACAATCCAACGGTTCTGTACATTCACTTTGTTCTTCACCTATAACATTTGTTGATTCCTCCTTAGTTGTCGCCTTTTCGATGAAAAGCTCGGGGAACAGACTCCTAACAGCATCATGTAAGGTGAAGCACTTACCTGCGATGTATAAAGATGAGGAAGAAAATCTCTGCATATGCCTAGACTTTGACAATTGCAATATAAATCGTAATCAGTACATAACCATGCATCAAAAGATGAACCTCCTGTGTGTTTTCTGTGGGGGTGAGGATACCAACTGTTGATCTTTGTGGTCGTGGATATACACCTTAAGCCAGTATGATAACTATATTTTTAAAGCACAAGAACTCTTGATTGATCGAGAAAAATCAATCTACACACGATCCTCCATGTTTATAAAATAGCCTCTAATCTTTCTTTTATCATTCTTTTATCAATTGGACAACATAAATCTGGCTAGTCAACACCGTGCTCATATAATAGACTGTtccaaaagaataagaaaactaaaaacaaaaagtgaTCGTTAATGTTGCCTTACCTTCTTCATGAATCTCTACTGGACGGTTAATGTATGAGACATCATCCCAATTATTAACTGGCGGTGCATCTTCTAAGTTATCAAAATCATCGCCTAAATTCCTTACATATAATCGAACTGGAATTCGACCTGGACATGCTGAAGTAATAAGAAACTTATCCTAACAAGTGAAATGATAACATAAAGAGGGGTTAATGATTATTAGCCTTCAAGGGAGAGAGTAACAGAAgtgtgaaaatttaaaaatcacacGCATACGGAACCCTCATGTAATTTTGATGGAAATCCAATGTCTCGCAAACCACAACTTGCTTTGATTGACATACAAAAGCATTAACGGAGATTCTTTTGCGTCTCAAATCAAATAGGCAGAAAGTAGAATGATAAAACACTACTAGTTTGAAGTCAATGGTCTTTTTAGCGTAAACATCTCACATTTGAAgtcaaaacaataatttggaaCAACTCTCCCCCTCCAAGAGAAAACATGTCGTCAAATTACTTCACTAGATGGTGACGTCTTTTCAAAGAATAAATGAAGAGACAAATTACTAGGAATACTACAAAATGTAACCatctgaaaaaagaaaaaagggtctACAAAATAAATCTCCAATATGCAAAATTAGATGCAGAGGACAAAGAATTAGTAGAAGCACAAAAGTGGAATACCTAAAAGTGGTTGTCATACCTGTCATTGGTTGTCCTGCTATATCCATCTCGCCAGTACTTTGACCAGGCAATGATGCAGTTGATATAGATTTCAACACATTCTCGTGACCAGTTCCTCCAAGTTTAAGTTTAGATGATATACGTAGGTAGGCTTCTAAATCACCTGCTAGTAGCCAATCAGCAAGccaaaaaattaggaaaaaacaCATTATGAAGTCCATTGGATTTCCTTTATATTCTTCATAAATATTAGTCATATTAGTTATCGATTTATAATTTCcttatctatttagcatttTTGTCTTATACATATAGACAGTCTTCCTCCTAATTTCAACATAATTTATGTTCCTGCTTTTACAATAGAAATAGGAAACCTTTTTATACAAATCAATGAAGAGACATATAAGGAAGAAGAGCCCCTCTAACCAAATGAGCTTGCCAATAATATTACTATTGGAGTAAATAAAGAAATAGGAACTATAGAAGTTCACCAAAATGGTGCTGTTGTTTGACTAATCAGGAAGGAAAAAACTAGAGGACATTTTAAGATGGTAAATGTACAACATACTACTTCTTGGTAGTGGTCTAACCACGAGAAATTATTATGTAATTAcacatttttataattataaactaTTAGAAGGCTCTCCTTCTGTAGTTTCACCTTCACGTAGGGGTTTTCTCTATCCTTGGCTCCTAAGCTTGTATATTACATGTTCTTTTTAGAAAAGGGCGCTTTAATTGGAGGCTGCAAAATTAACTATATCACAAAATAATTGAAGtgcaaaattacaaaataatagtgCAATATTAACTTAGCTAGAAGTGCAAAATTATGGAAAGCTAAAGTAATGCCATCTAGTCATCATCATTTTACATtgataaactattgatttaatTTCTAAACCACGGTACTACTACACTTGCTAACATACCATTCGATACAGAACGCCATAACTCCACCAGATCAGGTTCAGACATGCTCATGACATTCTTGGTGTTCCCATTGACAATGTAATTGGCCTGGTTATAATGAACATCCCTTGTCAACTTGTagaaaatctttttctctttcacCAAATGTCATTAATTTACTAAAAGTCGAATTAAAATTACACAACAAGACAGCAATCATATTAATGATAAcaattaataataatagaatTTCCGAAGTGACTAGCAGGCATTTTTATGATCGTTGGGAGTTTGTTTGGCACACACCGTCTTTCCTACTGCTTTTGTTGACTTCATTGGCGTTCTTTCATAGATTCACTTTTTAAAGATTTTGAAGGAGATGCCTATCCACTCTCTTTCCGTATCTTTCCATTTTTTATATGATACGTCAAGTGTcttttatcaaatataataataaaactaataataacACAATCAAAATAGTAATTAGGAAAAACCATAAATATAAAGATGggttttattgttatttttttttatatactattATGATAGACCCCATATTTAAAAAGTATGAAAGGAGAATTAACAAAAAGAATAGGAAGAGGGGTACAAATGTAAACGAGGAAGAGAATAAAAGTAATTAGAGATGGGGCCACTAGGGGAGGAAGAAATCTGttattaaatttgttatttaGGGGTGACTGATTTAGTATAAAGATAGGAGGTAGGAGGAGGGATGAATATCGAATTTTCATCTTAGAATTGAGCTTGTAAGCTGTTAGGAGAGGAGGTCTTGGCTTCCTAGGCTATTTTTGAGCCAAAATAGTGAATACATAACCGAGATTCTatcaatttggtatcagagtcgtTCGTTCTTGGGAAGGGTATGGTGAAGAAGATGGAAGCAAGATTATCAGCTGTGGAAGAACAACTCACCTTACTACAAGTAGGAATGGAAAATAGGATGGATCAACGGTTTGGAGAGATGCAACAAATCACTGAGAGCATGATGACAACAAAGATCGAAGCCTTGGGAGAAACTCTGGAACAGAACATAATCTGTGCGTTGGAAGTATggtcaaagaaataaaaaatattcaaggAAGGGGAATCGGGGTCTTGGGAGAGAATGGTGACGGACAGAGGGAAGCAATCGGCAAGGGAGGATGTCGGCGAGAGAAGAGGAGTGCTGCTGTTCGACATGAGGTTGTGAAAACTGGAAATTCCGATATTCAAAGGGGAAATAGGAGAAGACCCGATGGGTTGGTTTCACAAAGTAGAAAGGTATTTCGTAGTTAATCGATTATCAGAGAAGGACAAAATCGAAGCCGCGATTCTGTGTTTGGAAGGTGAAGCGTTAGAGTGGCATCAATGGGAGGAAGAGAGAACACCGATGAATACCTGGGCAAAGTTTAAGGAGCAGCTTCTGCTGCGCTTCCTACCGGTCAAAGAAGAAGATCAGAGAGCCCAGTTTCTTACTCTGAAGCAGGACGGTAGTGTTCGTGCATACCGGTGGCGATTCGAGCAGCTTACAAGACCGTTGAAGGACCTTTCAGACGAAACGTTGGAAAGTAAGTTTGTTAGTGGGCTGAAAGATGATATACAAATCGAGATGAGAATATTTAAGTTAATTGGGCTGAAGTAGAAGATGAGGATGGCCCAGATAATCGAAGACACGGAGGAAGCCCGAAGGAAGAAATGGGGCGGAGGCAGCCCAAATCCATCGAAGTCGACAGGGGCATCTTCGAACTCGGGTCAACCCGGCCCCACCCCGAACCAAAACACACAGTCGACCGCCCGAACAATTTCTCTCAACCCGACCCGCGTGGCAGGTACGTCTTCTAACTCAGTTACCCTAAGAGACGTTAATGGGAAATCATTCACGGTTGGAGCATTCAAACGGCTGTCGACAACGAAATGCAAAATCGGAGGGATAAGGGGCTGTGCTATCGATGCGAAGAAAAATATACGTCGGGGCACCGATGCAAAAGGAAGGAATTGAGTA
This window contains:
- the LOC120092708 gene encoding autophagy protein 5 isoform X4, with protein sequence MEALKYIWEGAIPLQIHLHESEVTTVPPPPPAMVLAPRIGYLPLLASQIKPYFSSTLPPGVDTIWFEYKGLPLKWNIPTGVLFDLLCAEPERPWNLTANYIVNGNTKNVMSMSEPDLVELWRSVSNGDLEAYLRISSKLKLGGTGHENVLKSISTASLPGQSTGEMDIAGQPMTGRIPVRLYVRNLGDDFDNLEDAPPVNNWDDVSYINRPVEIHEEGKCFTLHDAVRSLFPELFIEKATTKEESTNVIGEEQSECTEPLDCTKTEERGPNFSEEHLQSYHPSIKLVRIQGIEPKCQIPFSWVVNNLMNPEYFLHICVFVSVQQVRC
- the LOC120092708 gene encoding autophagy protein 5 isoform X3, which gives rise to MEALKYIWEGAIPLQIHLHESEVTTVPPPPPAMVLAPRIGYLPLLASQIKPYFSSTLPPGVDTIWFEYKGLPLKWNIPTGVLFDLLCAEPERPWNLTANYIVNGNTKNVMSMSEPDLVELWRSVSNAGDLEAYLRISSKLKLGGTGHENVLKSISTASLPGQSTGEMDIAGQPMTGRIPVRLYVRNLGDDFDNLEDAPPVNNWDDVSYINRPVEIHEEGKCFTLHDAVRSLFPELFIEKATTKEESTNVIGEEQSECTEPLDCTKTEERGPNFSEEHLQSYHPSIKLVRIQGIEPKCQIPFSWVVNNLMNPEYFLHICVFVSVQQVRC
- the LOC120092708 gene encoding autophagy protein 5 isoform X1, with translation MEALKYIWEGAIPLQIHLHESEVTTVPPPPPAMVLAPRIGYLPLLASQIKPYFSSTLPPGVDTIWFEYKGLPLKWNIPTGVLFDLLCAEPERPWNLTVHFRGYPRQLLIPCEGEDSIKWCFINSLKEANYIVNGNTKNVMSMSEPDLVELWRSVSNAGDLEAYLRISSKLKLGGTGHENVLKSISTASLPGQSTGEMDIAGQPMTGRIPVRLYVRNLGDDFDNLEDAPPVNNWDDVSYINRPVEIHEEGKCFTLHDAVRSLFPELFIEKATTKEESTNVIGEEQSECTEPLDCTKTEERGPNFSEEHLQSYHPSIKLVRIQGIEPKCQIPFSWVVNNLMNPEYFLHICVFVSVQQVRC
- the LOC120092708 gene encoding autophagy protein 5 isoform X2, translating into MEALKYIWEGAIPLQIHLHESEVTTVPPPPPAMVLAPRIGYLPLLASQIKPYFSSTLPPGVDTIWFEYKGLPLKWNIPTGVLFDLLCAEPERPWNLTVHFRGYPRQLLIPCEGEDSIKWCFINSLKEANYIVNGNTKNVMSMSEPDLVELWRSVSNGDLEAYLRISSKLKLGGTGHENVLKSISTASLPGQSTGEMDIAGQPMTGRIPVRLYVRNLGDDFDNLEDAPPVNNWDDVSYINRPVEIHEEGKCFTLHDAVRSLFPELFIEKATTKEESTNVIGEEQSECTEPLDCTKTEERGPNFSEEHLQSYHPSIKLVRIQGIEPKCQIPFSWVVNNLMNPEYFLHICVFVSVQQVRC